CCAGCTCGCACTCGGTCATCGCCTGCACCATGCAGGCCATCCACTGGTCGCGCTCGACCGGACCGACCGCATAGGGCAGATGCCGGGCACGCAGGCGCGGATGGCCAAAGCGCTCGACGAAGTAATCCGGTCCGCCCAGCCAGCCGCAGAGGAACCAGAACAGCTTGTCGCGCGATCCCTCGAGCGTGGACGGATGGATCGACCGGAGCTGCGCATAACGCGCCTCCAGGTCCATCAGGTCATAGAAGCGGTCCACCAGTCGGCGCACCGCCGCTTCGCCACCGAC
The Roseateles amylovorans genome window above contains:
- a CDS encoding group II truncated hemoglobin → MPSVDPSAAPAAEAAQPAVQPEGSPTAPAAAPATPYEWVGGEAAVRRLVDRFYDLMDLEARYAQLRSIHPSTLEGSRDKLFWFLCGWLGGPDYFVERFGHPRLRARHLPYAVGPVERDQWMACMVQAMTECELDETLRLRLTESFANTADWMVNQPHTRKLP